GCAAACCCCGGTGAATTAAAGAGGAGCTGTCCACGAGTTTGTGGTTCTGAAAATGCCCCAAGAGTTAGTAGTTATGGACACAAGGGCACCCACTGTTTACTTAACTCTctgaaaaagcacaaacataACTGCAATCAATAAGTTAAAGGCCTCACCTCAAGAGGAGAGTCTGGTTCATCCAGGAtgctcttttcactctgtatccGCTGCATCGTTCCTGTAGAACTGGGGTCCATGATCAGCACGTTCTGACTACCAGCTCTGCCGAACTTACAGTCACTCTTTCTGGAGTCAGTCGTCCTGCACACCTCGTAGTTGTACACGTGTTGGAGAGTCCCTGTCCCCAAAGTGTCTGAGTAACGTGGTGGATAATATGGAATCACAGGGAGATTGGAGTGATACAGGACGCGAGACTGTCTCCACCTGTAGATTTTCACTGAGATAATAACAACTACacacgtgatgaagaggaaggaaactacAGCCAGAGCCAACACTAAGTAAAAAGTCAGGTTGTCGTTGTACTCCTTGTCGTGCGTAAAGTCAGTGAACTCCGACAGCACTTCAGGGAAGCTGTCCGCCACCGCCACGTTAACAACGACTGTAGCTGAACGAGAGGGCTGCCCGTTGTCCTCCACTATAACAGTCAGTCTTTGTTTCACTGCGTCTTTATCAGTGACTTGGCGGATAGTTCTTATTTCTCCATTCTGTGAGCCCACTTCAAACAGCGCCCTGTCTGTGGCTTTCTGCAGTTTATAGGAGAGCCAGGCATTCTGTCCAGAGTCCACATCCACAGCCACCACTTTAGTGACCAGATAGCCCACATCTGCTGAACGAGGCACCATCTCAGCCACCAGAGAGCCACCAGTCTGGACTGGGTACAGAACCTGAGGGGGGTTGTCGTTCTGGTCCAGGATATTTAATTTCACGGTCGTATTAGTGCTTAAAGGTGGGGAACCGCCATCCTGTCCTTTTACTAGAATGTTTATAGTTTTAATTTGCTCATAGTCAAATGATCGCACTGCTTGTATAACTCCAGTTTCCGCGTTAACTGATATGTAAGTGGATATGGGGTTACCGTTCAACTGAGTGTCAATAAGTAGGTAAGAGACACGCGCGTTCTGCCCCGAGTCAAAGTCGTGCGCTTTTACGGAAAACACAGATAATCCTGGTGAGTTATTCTCGATAATATTAGCTTCATAATAACTCTGTTCAAACACAGGGGCGTTATCATTGACGTCAGAGACTCTAAGTGTTATGGACTTGTTAGTTGAGAGTGGTGGGCTTCCGTCATCCACAGCTGTGAAAGTTATATTGTACTCAGGATTACGCTCCCTGTCAAGTGCACCGCTTGTTACCAGAGTGTAGTAATTCTTTAGAGATGACTGGATGGTGAACGGTATATTGTTCTCAACTGAGCAGCTCACTTTGCCATTTTTGCTTGAATCTACATCTTTCACGTTAATGATTGCTACAGTGGTTCCACTCGGGGAATTTTCAGCGATGGCATTTGAAAACGAGGTGAGTGTTATTACCGGCGCATTGTCATTTACATCCGTCACTTCAATTATAACATTTGTTGATGTGCTTTGTCCACCTTGATCTTTCGCCAGCACACCGATCtcaaatattttattctcttcatAATCAATTACACCGTTTACTGTCAAATCACCGCTGTTCTCATCCAGCAGAAATAGCTCCGCAACATTACTAGACATGCGATTAAAGTGATACGTGACACGACCGTTCATCCCTTCATCTGCATCTGTTGCGCTCAAACTCACCACTAAGGTTCCCTTTGgcacattttctttaacagaCGCCTTGAAAACTGCCTGCGTAAAAACCGGGGCATTGTCATTTGTGTCTCGGACGGTTACATGTATTTTTAGTGTCCCTGAACGCTGTGGTTCACCCCCGTCCACAGCAGTTAGCGTGAGAAGCAGCTTTGCTTCTTTCTCTCGATCTAAAGCACCTGAGAGATACAACTGTGCGTATTTATGACCATTGGGGCTGGACAGGACCTTGATATTAAAACGCGTTGTTGGGTGTAACGTATAGCCATTTAAAGCGTTGATACCCACATCTAGGTCGGTGGCACTCACTTGTAGTATTTCGGTACCTGGAAGAGCAGATTCTAGTATTTCTAAATGCATTTCTTTCTCGTGAAACACGGGTGCATTATCGTTTACATCCAACACTTCCACTACGACGCTGTGCAGTTGCATTGGATTCATCATGATCATTTCAAAATTCAAGCTACAGGGCGATGTCTGCCCACAGAGCTGCTCTCGATCTATTCTTTCTCCCACGACCAGAGTCCCTTTGTCTACATCCAGCCTGATATACTCGCTGCTTTCACCACTAACAATTCGGGCACTGCCTAATTTCAGTCTTTTAGCGTCGATACCCAGATCTTCAGCCACGTTTCCTACAAAGGAGCCTTTTCTCATCTCCTCTGGGACAGAGTAGCGGATCTGGCACACTGTCGCCTCGATGAGAAAAACAAGGATGAAGGCCCGTACTTGCCTTTTACCCGTGTATCCGTTGCTGATAAGAATCATATTCACCAGTCAATCCGCCACAAAAAAGGGTCCAAAACAGTCTGCTTATTATCCCGTATATTTCATCTGCTGACGTGTTTTGTAATCCGCAGTGAGGCAACGACTAAATCAGTCTATAAATCAACCGGGATATTTAAGCACCGAATGTCCTGTTCTCCGCTGTGCACTAAGACGAGGACTGGAGGTGTAGCTGCATTTCAGAGGCTTCACATGTGCTATGAAGGGCAACAGCGGCCCTCAGAGTCTGATATGAAAATAACAAGAGCAGTCACaacagaaggggggggggggggggagaagccATCAAAGGTTTTAAGTATCTTGAAGTTATGTGTAATTCAATTTGTGCATATGTGTAACATAAGAAAGAATGATATCAATGATGGAGCTTATAAAGTACTTGAATGACTGACTGAAAACCCTCTTTTGTGCTACTAATATGTTGGAGAATCTCCCCCAGACCCTGCAGATGTCAGTGTAAAAGACACCATTATAGACTGATATCAGCTGATAGAGTCAAAATGTGCATGGTCCTCACTGCCTCCTTCACTTTTCAGTCAGTTGGCTCAACTCTGATATGAGCTACGCACTACTACCATTTGCAAAGTCAAAGAGACAAGCTGTAGAGAGAAATAAACTATAATCTAAAAATAtacaaaggttaaaaaaaaaaagatggatcaGCAAACTCACctcattgatatatattttgtttatggGACGCTGTCCTTGGTTCTGAAAATGATGGACTGTCGTGGAACAGTTTACCCTGAATGCAACTAAAGAATGGAAGAAATATGAATGCAcaaaggcaaaagaaaaaaacaattaaccaACCTCTACAGGAGAGTCTGGTTCATCCAGGAtgctcttttcactctgtatccGCTGCATCGTCCCTGTAGAACTGGGGTCCATGATCAGCACGTTCTGACTACCAGCTCTGCCGAACTTACAGTCACTCTTTCTGGAGTCAGTCGTCCTGCACACCTCGTAATTGTACACGTGTTGGAGAGTCCCTGTCCCCAAAGTGTCTGAGTAACGTGGTGGATAATATGGAATCACAGGGAGATTGGAGTGATACAGGACGCGAGACTGTCTCCACCTGTAGATTTTCACTGAGATAACAACCACTACacacgtgatgaagaggaaggaaactacAGCCAGAGCCAACACTAAGTAAAAAGTCAGGTTGTCGTTGTACTCCTTGTCGTGCGTAAAGTCAGTGAACTCCGACAGCACTTCAGGGAAGCTGTCCGCCACCGCCACGTTAACAACGACTGTAGCTGAACGAGAGGGCTGCCCGTTGTCCTCCACTATAACAGTCAGTCTTTGTTTCACTGCGTCTTTATCAGTGACTTGGCGGATAGTTCTTATTTCTCCATTCTGTAAGCCCACTTCAAACAGCGCCCTGTCTGTGGCTTTCTGCAGTTTATAGGAGAGCCAGGCATTCTGTCCAGAGTCCACATCCACAGCCACCACTTTAGTGACCAGATAGCCCACATCTGCTGAACGAGGCACCATCTCAGCCACCAGAGAGCCACCAGTCTGGACTGGGTACAGAACCTGAGGGGGGTTGTCATTCTGGTCTTGGATCAGTATTCTGACAGTAGCCACTGAGCTCAGAGGAGGGGATCCAGCATCACGAGCAGTTACGTTAAATTCAAACCATTTAATTTGTTCGTAATCAAATGACCTAACTGCATGAATGGCACCAGTTTCTGAATTTACTGACACTAAAGAAGACACCTGTGCCCCATTGATCTGTTTTTCCTCTATGAAGTAAGAAACACGAGCGTTTTGGCCTCCGTCTGCATCGGTAGCACTGAGAGTAAACACAGAAAATCCAGGAGAGTTGTTCTCTGGCAAGTTCTTACTGTATTCCAATTTATCAAATGTGGGTGGATTGTCATTCACGTCAGACACTTTGACATTGATGTTCTTAGTAGCAGACAGAGGCGGAGTCCCTTGATCAGAAACTGTTATGGTGATGTTATACTCAGGGATACTTTCTCTGTCTAAGGTGTTTTCAGTTACTATGGTGTAATATCCAGTTAATGAAGACTCAATATTAAAAGGTACGTCAGAGTTAATGGAGCATTTTACCACACCATTACCCTCAGAGTCTTCATCATCAACATTAACAACAGCTATAGTTGTACCTGGGGGCGAATCCTCGGATATAGAGTTAGAAAATGACATAAGCTGTATTGTTGGGACGTTGTCATTCTCATCAATTACTTGAATAATAACTTTGCACGTGTCTGTATAACCCCCGTGGTCACTAGCCTGCACGTTTAGTTGATAAGTCTTAGATCTTTCAAAATCTAATTTACCTGTAACTTTAATCTCTCCAGTTTTAACATTCACTTCAAAAAGCTGCTTCGCTTCTCTGGCAACGTGAGCTATGGAATAAGTTACTTCACCATTAACTCCGTTATCTGCATCATCTGCACTAACAGTGGTTACCACTGTCCCTTCAGGAGAATTCTCCTTGACATCTGCTTTATATACAGGCTGACTACACACTGGCGCATTATCGTTAGCGTCCAGGACAGTGACATGAATACGCACTGTTCCTGTTCTACGTGGCTCGCCGCCATCTGAGGCGATCAGCACGAGTGTGTGCGTCTCCTCTTTTTCTCGATCTAACGGGTTCTGTAAAACCATCTCAATAAATCTGCCTCCATCCGGTTGGTTCTGTACTTCCAATTTGAAATTATCTGAGGGTTTAAGGGTGTATTTCTGGATATCATTAATAGCAACATCAGGGTCGTCTGCACTCTCCAATGAGAAGCAAGTACCTGCAGCAGCATTTTCGACAATTTTCAAATTAACAGCATCCTTTGGGAACAATGGGCTATTATCGTTAATATCTACCACCTCCACTGTTACTCGATAAAGCTGGATTGGATTTTCAAGAATTACCTCGAAACTAAAGCTGCACGGCGTCGTCTTTCCACAAAGCTCTTCCCGGTCGATTCGCTCTTTAATAACAAGGGTGCCTTTGTCTCGGTTTAAATCAACATACTGTCGGCTGCCTTTTGTAATAATGCGAGCTTTACCTGATATGAGCCTCGCCACATCCAAGCCTAAATCTCGAGCAATGTTTCCAACAAACGACCCCTCAGCCTGCTCCTCCGGTACGGAATACCGAGCCTGTCCATTCACTGAGCTCAGATGGAAAAGACAAAGAATAGCAACCAGCGCCTGACATCGGCCTCTGCGGGCGATTTTCCACACACAGGCCATCATAAATCCAAAGATACAGACGCAGTTATTCCTTTCAATGCAGAACCGATGCAATTACATCCAGAAATAGAAAAGGGTAATGATGTTTCAGCAGAGAGATTCCACACATTCAGATTTGACGGACCACACCGTCTTCTGTCCCAGAAGTAAATCGATGAATGGAGTTAAAGGGGTGGACCGCTGCACTGCTTATTAAGGCAGTTAAGTCAGTGATGTATCAACAGCGGCGCTCAGAGCTCATCTACGGTAATGTATCTGATCTTCACATTATTAGGAACAGTTTAAATGTTGTATACAAAACATATACACATTATTAAGacttatttcaacattttggaataaagctctataataatGTGAGCAGTACGATTAAAAACTCTAGTTTTACACTGAAAAGGCTGTGTTCCATAAACGGCTtttgtgaagtgaagtgaatcAAACCTTGATTTCCAATATATCATAACTGACTCTAAGGGTGTAACATTAATGGggatcatttaaataaaattgaaaaatgcaaacattaACTTTAAACATAAAATAGTGGCCTAATTATATTGATTAATCTCAAGACTGAAAAAAATAGGATGGGTAAGGGATATAAGAATagctaaaaatatttttttctttcgaaatatatattttttttaaatttcataatttttttattaGGTGGTACAATGTGACTGTTGATTAactcttttattgtgaaggtatGATGTTAGACAGGTTATTAAGAATGTGAATAACCTGGTGTGAACTACAAGAGGTAAAGAAAGTTGTTATAAAGTGAATCTGACAGtcatttcagcaccatggacagcgaCACCAAAGCGCTACTGACAACTGTAAACTTTGCTCAGAGACAAACAATGAGAGAATTGAGAGTTGAAAATTAAACTTATCACTCACCAAAGTGGACATTTGAGAACAGTTGCCTGACAGTTGCTTGTCCACCTGTGTTGTTTCAATTCCGGCTCCATCCACACTGACCAAACTTTGACTGATCGGCTGCATATATTTCATGTCACTCTTTCTGGAGTCAGTCGTCCTGCACACCTCGTAGTTGTACACGTGTTGGAGAGTCCCTGTCCCCAAAGTGTCTGAGTAACGTGGTGGATAATATGGAATCACAGGGAGATTGGAGTGATACAGGACGCGAGACTGTCTCCACCTGTAGATTTTCACTGAGATAATAACCACTACacacgtgatgaagaggaaggaaactacAGCCAGAGCCAACATTAAGTAAAAAGTCAGGTTGTCGTTGTACTCCTTGTCGTGCGTAAAGTCAGTGAACTCTGACAGCACTTCAGGGAAGCTGTCCGCCACCGCCACGTTAACAACGACTGTAGCTGAACGAGAGGGCTGCCCGTTGTCCTCCACTATAACAGTCAGTCTTTGTTTCACTGCGTCTTTATCAGTGACTTGGCGGATAGTTCTTATTTCTCCATTCTGTGAGCCCACTTCAAACAGCGCCCTGTCTGTGGCTTTCTGCAGTTTATAGGAGAGCCAGGCATTCTGTCCAGAGTCCACATCCACAGCCACCACTTTAGTGACCAGATAGCCCACATCTGCTGAACGAGGCACCATCTCAGCCACCAGAGAGCCACCAGTCTGGACTGGGTACAGAACCTGAGGGGGGTTGTCATTCTGGTCCTGGATCAGTATTGTCACAGTCACGTTACtactgagtggaggagagcctCCATCCTGAGCTTTGACACTGAGCTGAAGTTGTTTAATTTGCTCATAATCAAACGAACGTACCGCATATACAACGCCAGTTTCAGAGTTTATGGACACACAGCTAGAAACTGGATTACCGCTGATTAGCGTGTCCTCAAGAAAATAGGAGATTCTAGCGTTTTGACTCCAGTCCAAGTCCTGCGCACTGACTGTGGTGATGGCCATTCCAGGAGAATTATTTTCTGTGACGTAGGCAGAATACGACCTTTTCTCGAACAACGGAAAGTTGTCGTTTACGTCAGAGATTCTAAGTTGTAATGTGACTGAGCTAGAAAGAGGAGGAGACCCCGAATCCGTGGCTATGATCGTAATCACATATTCAGAAGTTGTCTCTCTGTCAAAATGCTGATCCGCTACTAAATTATAGTAGTTTGTTAATGAAGACTGGATTTTAAACGGCAGCGTTTTGTCTAtactacattttatttg
This window of the Paralichthys olivaceus isolate ysfri-2021 chromosome 9, ASM2471397v2, whole genome shotgun sequence genome carries:
- the LOC109633112 gene encoding uncharacterized protein — encoded protein: MMACVWKIARRGRCQALVAILCLFHLSSVNGQARYSVPEEQAEGSFVGNIARDLGLDVARLISGKARIITKGSRQYVDLNRDKGTLVIKERIDREELCGKTTPCSFSFEVILENPIQLYRVTVEVVDINDNSPLFPKDAVNLKIVENAAAGTCFSLESADDPDVAINDIQKYTLKPSDNFKLEVQNQPDGGRFIEMVLQNPLDREKEETHTLVLIASDGGEPRRTGTVRIHVTVLDANDNAPVCSQPVYKADVKENSPEGTVVTTVSADDADNGVNGEVTYSIAHVAREAKQLFEVNVKTGEIKVTGKLDFERSKTYQLNVQASDHGGYTDTCKVIIQVIDENDNVPTIQLMSFSNSISEDSPPGTTIAVVNVDDEDSEGNGVVKCSINSDVPFNIESSLTGYYTIVTENTLDRESIPEYNITITVSDQGTPPLSATKNINVKVSDVNDNPPTFDKLEYSKNLPENNSPGFSVFTLSATDADGGQNARVSYFIEEKQINGAQVSSLVSVNSETGAIHAVRSFDYEQIKWFEFNVTARDAGSPPLSSVATVRILIQDQNDNPPQVLYPVQTGGSLVAEMVPRSADVGYLVTKVVAVDVDSGQNAWLSYKLQKATDRALFEVGLQNGEIRTIRQVTDKDAVKQRLTVIVEDNGQPSRSATVVVNVAVADSFPEVLSEFTDFTHDKEYNDNLTFYLVLALAVVSFLFITCVVVVISVKIYRWRQSRVLYHSNLPVIPYYPPRYSDTLGTGTLQHVYNYEVCRTTDSRKSDCKFGRAGSQNVLIMDPSSTGTMQRIQSEKSILDEPDSPVEMILISNGYTGKRQVRAFILVFLIEATVCQIRYSVPEEMRKGSFVGNVAEDLGIDAKRLKLGSARIVSGESSEYIRLDVDKGTLVVGERIDREQLCGQTSPCSLNFEMIMMNPMQLHSVVVEVLDVNDNAPVFHEKEMHLEILESALPGTEILQVSATDLDVGINALNGYTLHPTTRFNIKVLSSPNGHKYAQLYLSGALDREKEAKLLLTLTAVDGGEPQRSGTLKIHVTVRDTNDNAPVFTQAVFKASVKENVPKGTLVVSLSATDADEGMNGRVTYHFNRMSSNVAELFLLDENSGDLTVNGVIDYEENKIFEIGVLAKDQGGQSTSTNVIIEVTDVNDNAPVITLTSFSNAIAENSPSGTTVAIINVKDVDSSKNGKVSCSVENNIPFTIQSSLKNYYTLVTSGALDRERNPEYNITFTAVDDGSPPLSTNKSITLRVSDVNDNAPVFEQSYYEANIIENNSPGLSVFSVKAHDFDSGQNARVSYLLIDTQLNGNPISTYISVNAETGVIQAVRSFDYEQIKTINILVKGQDGGSPPLSTNTTVKLNILDQNDNPPQVLYPVQTGGSLVAEMVPRSADVGYLVTKVVAVDVDSGQNAWLSYKLQKATDRALFEVGSQNGEIRTIRQVTDKDAVKQRLTVIVEDNGQPSRSATVVVNVAVADSFPEVLSEFTDFTHDKEYNDNLTFYLVLALAVVSFLFITCVVVIISVKIYRWRQSRVLYHSNLPVIPYYPPRYSDTLGTGTLQHVYNYEVCRTTDSRKSDCKFGRAGSQNVLIMDPSSTGTMQRIQSEKSILDEPDSPLEVRPLTY